CCGTTGTTCGGGTCGCGGCGGTTGCCGAACTGGCGCGAGTAGCCCAGGTTCTCCGGGCGGCTCTCCAGGAAGTCCGCGTCCAGCGACAGGACGATGTCCGCCTGGGCGAAGTCGTACACGGCGGAGACGGCCTGACCGCCGAAGAGGGCGCGGGTGGCCTCGGCCTGCGTGTCGTGCGTCTGCGCGGTGTAGTTGTGGAAGCGCGCGTTCGGCAGCTTCTTCAGGATGCGGTTGCGCAGGTCGCCCGTGAACGGCGAGTTGCCGGGCTCGGACAGGAAGCGCACGCGGCTGCCACCGTCACCGCCGGAGGCCTTGCTGGTGCGGTTCGCCAGGTCCTCGCGCAGCGCGCGGAGGGCGCGGGGGGCCTTGCCCTGACGCAGCACGCGGGCGCGGCTGGGGTCGTACAGGGACAGGAGGAACGCCTGCTCCCAGACGCCGGCGGCACCCTGGTTGACGGGGTGGTCCGGGTTGCCCTCGATCTTCACGGGGCGACCCTCGCGGGCGGTGATGAGCAGACCGGAGGTGTGACCGGCCAGCGTCATGCCGGACGCGTAGTGCAGCGGGTTGCCCGGGACGAGCTCCGGCGGCGTCTTGGTGTACGGCAGGATGCGCTCGTCCACCGGACGGGTGCTGCACGCCGTGGCGCCGGCCAGGGCCATGGAGGCGCCCAGCAACTGCATGAACTCGCGGCGCGCGAAGCCGGTGGGGGCCAGGTCCGCGCCCACGGGGAACTCGGGCCGGGTCTCTTCAAGGTACCCGGGCGTGCCGAGCTTCTCCTCCAGGCTGCGCCAGTACGTCTGGCCATAGCCGGGCTCGGAGGAGGAGGCCTGGGCGGCCGCGTGCTCGAGCGCCTCGCCGACGACGTCGGTCTTGGCGGTGGGCCGGTCCGTGACGACCGGGAGCGCGAAGGAGGAGGGGGTGTCCTGCGACGGGGCGCCGTCGCGCTTCGTGTTCATCGGTGGCATGTGGAGCAGCTCTCGCGCGAGTGGACGTCGTACGCTTCTGCCAACTGGCGACCCAGGTCAGCGGCCTTGGTCTTGTCTTCGGGCGGGGTCCAGGTCATCGAGGTGATGAACTCGGTCGGCCGCAGGTGGGGCTCCGGATTGCGGTGGCAATCCAGGCACCAGGCCATGGTGAGCGGCGCGACCTGCTCGACCGCGGCCATCTGATCGACGCGGCCGTGGCAGGTGGCGCAGCCGACGCCCTTGGCCACGTGGATGGAGTGGTTGAAGTAGACGAAGTCCGGGAGGTTGTGCACCCGGATCCACGGAATGGGCATGTCGGAGAAGAAGGCCTCGCGAACCTTGGTCAGGTACGGGCTCTTGTTCCAGACCTGCGCGTGGCAGGACATGCACACCGTGGTGGAGGGGATGCCCGCGGAGGGCGCCTCCTCGACGGACCAGTGACAGTACCGACAGTCGATCTGCTCATCACCCGCGTGGTGGCGGTGATCGAACTCGATCGGCTGTTCGACGGGTCGCTGCTGGCCAGTGACGTACGGCGAGCGCACATAGGCCATGAGGCCGCCGATGCCGATGGCCGGCACGGCAAGGAGCGCCGCGGCGGACAGCCGCGACACCGTGTTCGTCCAACGTGGGAAGAGAGGGCCGCTCATACCGGGACCATGGGCAAGGGGGCTTCTACAACAGCACCCGTGAAGGGAACGAAAGACGAGGCGTGGGCGTTACCGGGCGCGGGGAGCGGAGGGGCATTCCCGGCCCCACTGGGGCGGGTGGGCGGTGGCTCCTGGCGCACTGAAGGCGAAGCGGACACGTCCAACGAAACCTCTATTAGTAATGCCGTGGGCGGGGCCCTCCTCCTCTCCCTGCCCTAATGCGGCGCGGGACCATCGGGCATCGACACGGCAGTGTCAACCATTCAGATATGGCGGGAGGGGGATACCACTTCCTCGCGCGGGGGCGGAAAGTCGCGGTCGCGCGGTGATGAATCTCTCTTCTGGCGGGAGGTAGGGACGATTGAACGAAGCATGCGTCAGGGTGGATCAGCGCCCGTGATTCACGTCTCGTCGTCGTCCTCGTCGGCCTCGGGCGGCCGCCAGCGCTCACGGCGGCGGGCCAGAAGCCGCTCCACCAGCTCCCGGGCCCGTGCGTCCCGGTGGTAGCGGAGGTCATGCCGGGAGCCCTTGCCCTGATTGCACCGGGCGCACGCCAGGCCCAGGTTGGTCAGCGCCTCCGTTCCGCCGGCCGTCTTCGGGAGGATGTGCTCGATGGTGGCGCGGCTGATCGGCTCGCCATCCAGGCCGACCCATAAGTGCGCGTTGCAGTGCAAGCACTTGCCGAGCCACGCCTCGCGGTCCCGGTGGGTGGCTCGCTCGAAGGTATTATCTGTTTCGATGATACCCAGAATCTTTCGACGCTTGGCCTGACTCACCCTACACCTCGACGACCGCGGGGCTGGCGATGGCGAAGATGCGATCGCCCGCGCGGCGGGTGACGTTGGCCCCGCCGGTGAATGCGCTGAATGCCGGAAGCACGCCCACGCCGGGACCTACATGGAAGCAGGGAAGCCGCAGGCTGTCGCCTCTTCCGCCCAGTCGCACCATGGGATGGAGGTGACCTGCCCACACGTAGCGCCCTGCCGCGGGCTCCGGGTGGTGGGCGAAGCGGAAGGGGCCTTCGTCTGCGTGTGTCTCCCGCACGTCCAGGCGCCAGCTTTCGGGCAGCGTCTTCAGGTGCCGGTCGTGGTTGCCCCGCACGAGCACGCACGCCACGTGCGCGTGTGTCTCACGCCAGCGGGCGAGCCGCTCGACCAGGGCGGGGGTGATGCCCTCGCGCGAGTGGATGAGGTCCCCCAGCAGGAGCAGCCGGCGGGCTCCGGTGGCGGTGAGCGCGGCGGACAGGCGGGCCAGGTCGTCCTCCAGCACGCCGGTGGGCAGGGGGATGCCGTGCTGCTGGAAGCTCTCCGTCTTGCCCCAGTGGAGGTCCGCCACGGCCAGGGTTCCGGTGTCGGGCCAGTAGAGGGCCCGCTCGGGGAGCAGCTCCAGCGCGGTGTCCGCTACGCGGACCTGGCATCTTCGCGAGTCCATCGCTCCTTCATGCGCTCCACCCGCTCCAGCAGGGACTCGCTGGACAGGCTCGCGCTGATGCGCTCGACGACGAGCGGGAAGCCCAGGGGCGTGGGTCTTCGGACGTGGAGGAACTCCAGGGGCGTGGCCTGAAGCCGCTCCAGGGTCCGCTCCAGGCGGCCCTCCTCGAACTGCTGCTCCAGCACCTCGCGGCGCGCCTGGACGAGCAGGAGGTTGTCCGGGTCGTACTTCGCGAACACGTCGTGGAGCAGCGACGCGCTGGCCTGGACCTGCCGCGAGGACTTCCGTGCGCCGGGCAGTCCTGGCAGCACCAGCCCCGCGATGCGCGCGATGTCGCGGAACTGGCGCTTGGACAGCTCGCCCACGTTGACGCTCTCCAGGACGTCCGCTTCCAGGTGTTCGCGCGTGAAGAGTGAGGGCTGCAGCACCTCGTCGAAGGGGAACGGCGCGGGCGTCAGCAGCTCCAGGCCGTAGTCGTTCACCGACAGGGTGAAGGTGGCCTTGCGCAGTCGCGTGAGCCGCAGGGCCAGCAGCGCCGCCAGGCCCTCGTGCACCAGCCGCCCCTCGAAGGGGTAGAGGAAGAGGTGGTGCCCGTCTCGCGTCTGGCACGTCTCCGCCAGCAGGATGTCCGCGGCGGGGATGCGGGACAGTCGGGCCTGGGCATCCAGCACGGGCCACGCCGCGGCCAGCTCGTCCGACGTGACGTCGCCCTGCCGCGCGGCATCCAGCGTCCGGCGCACGGCGGCGGCCAGTGAGCTGGACAAGGGCAGGCGGCTGCCACCCCAGCGCGGCGTCTGCGTGACTTTCGTCTTCGCGGGCCGCACGTACGCGGTCATGTCCTGGATGCTGCTGAACTCCAGCTTCTTCCCCGCGAAGATGAACGTGTCGCCCGGCTTGAGGCGGCTGACGTAGGACTCCTCCACGCTGCCCAGCCGGCCGCCGCTCCAATAGCGGAGCTGCACCACCGCGTCGGAGGTGATGGTGCCGATGTTGAGGCGGTGCATGCGGGCCACGCGCGCGTCCGCGACGACGCAGCGGCCCTCGTGCTCCACCACGCGCCGGAACTCGGGATAGGCGCGCAGCGTCGGGCTGCCTTCGCGGACCAGGGACAGGGTCCACGCGAACTCCTCGTCCGTGAGGCTGGCGAAGGCCGCCGCGGTGCGCACCTCGTCGCGCAGGGCGTCCGGCGTGAAGCCGCCACCCAGGGCACACGTCACCAGGTGCTGCGCCAGCACATCCAACGGCTTGTCGGGCGGCGTGCGGGCCTCCACCTCGCGGCGCAGGAGCGCGTCCTTGGCGGCGGCCATCTCCACCAGCTCCAGCGCGTGCGTGGGGACGAAGAGGATGTGGCAGGTGGCGCCCGGGCGGTGGGCGCTGCGCCCCGCGCGTTGCATCGTTCGGCCAATGCCCTTGGGGCTGCCCACCTGCACCACGCGCTCCACGGGGCCGAAGTCCACGCCCAAGTCTAGCGACGAGGTGCACACCACGATGCGCAGCGAGCCTTCCTTGAGGCCGCCCTCCACGCGCTCGCGCTCCTCGCGGTCGATGGACCCGTGGTGGAGCGCGATGAGGTGTTCCCACTCCGGCCGGGCGAAGCGCAGGCCTTCGAACCAGCGTTCGGCCTGGGCGCGGGTGTTGGTGAAGATGAGCGTGGAGCGCTCCGCGTCCAGCCACGTGGCCACGCGGGCCAGCATGGAGAAGCCCAGGTGCCCCGCCCAGGGAAACGCGTCCACGGATTCGGGGAGCAGCGTCTCCACGGCCACGGGTCGCTCCAGTGACGCGCTGACCCGGGTGGGCGTCTGGCGGGTGCCCACGGCGTGACGGGCGGCCTCGTCGAGGTTGGCCAGCGTGGCGGACAGCGCCCAGGTGCGCAGGCCCGGCGCGAAGTGGCGCAGCCGGGCCAACGCCAGCTCCAACTGCGAGCCCCGCTTGGAGCCGAGCATCTCGTGCCACTCGTCCACGATGACGGAGCGCAGCGACGCGAACATCTCCGCGGCCCGCTCGTGCGTGAGCAGGACGCAGAGCGACTCCGGCGTGGTGATGAGCACCTGGGGCAGTTGCTCCCGCTGGCGCTGGCGCACCGAGGAAGACGTGTCACCCGTGCGGCTCTCCACGGAGATGTCCGCGTCCAGCACCTCGAGGGGCTCCCTCAGGGCCTTCTCCACGTCCCGGGACACCGCGCGCAGCGGCGTGACATAAAGGAGCTGAAGCCCGGGCTGCCCCCGCTCCGCCACCTCCGCGAGCGGGCCCAGGTAGGCCGCGTACGTCTTGCCCGCGCCGGTGGGCACGTGGATGAGGCCGCTTTCGCCGCGCGCATGGGCGGCCCAGGCTTCCTCCTGGAATGGATAGGGCGTCCACCCCTTCGCGTGGAACCAGCCTCGAAGCCTGTCCAGGGGGGCTTGTGGGTGCTCCGCCTGGGTTCGAGGAGGCCGCCTGCCGCGAGGGCGCCGGGGCTCACGCGGAGGTTGGGGCGCGGGCGGCTCGGTGGCGGCGCGCAGGGCCTTTCGGCTGGCGGCGATTTGCGCCCGCAGCGAGCGAGGCCTACCCGCTGGCATGGAGCAGCTCCTTCAGCGAGTCCAGCGTGTCGGCGTCCTGGGGCTTCTTGTCCGTGCGCCAGCGGGCGATGCGGGGAAAGCGCAGCGCGACGCCGCACTTGTGGCGAGGCGAGGACTGGATGCCCTCGAAGTGCAGCTCGAACACCTGTTCGGGGTCCACCGAGCGCACCGGGCCGTACTTCTCCCGCGTGTGCGCGCGAATCCACCGGTCCAGCCGGCCAATCTCCGCGTCCGTCAGGCCGGAGTAGGCCTTCGTCACCGGTTGGAGCTCCGTCCCGTTCCACACGGCGAAGGTGTAGTCCGTGTAGAGCGACGAGCGGCGGCCATGGCCCGGGTGCGCGTACAGCAGCACCGCGTCCACGGTGAACGGGTCAATCTTCCACTTCCACCAGTCGCCGCGTTTGCGGCCGGTGAGGTACGGCGAGTCCAGGCGCTTGAGCATGAAGCCCTCGACGTTGCGCTCACGGGCTCCGTCGCGCGCCGTGGCCAGGGACTCCCACGTCTGTGCGCCCACGATGGGGGACACCGGAAGTTGGGGCGAGTCCTTCAGCAAGGCCTCCAGCTTCGCGCGGCGCTCGCGCAGCGGCAGCCCGCGCACGTCCTCGCCTCCCAGCTCCAGCAGGTCGTAGGCCATGAAGGCCGCGGGCGCCTCGGCCAGCACCTTGGTCGTCAGCTTCTGCCGGCCAATGCGACGTTGCAGCTTCGCGAAGGGCAGGGGCTTGCCGTCTTCGTACGCGAGCACCTCGCCATCCAGCACGGTGCCCTCGGGCAGGACGCTGGCCGCGTCCACGATTTCGGGGAAGCGCTCGGTGATGAGCTCCTCGCCCCGGCTCCACAGGTGCACGCTCCCCTGGCGGTGGATGAGCTGGCCGCGGATGCCGTCCCACTTCCACTCGACCTGCCAGTCCGCTCGCGCGCCAAGGTCCGTCGGCGCCTGTTCCAGCGGCGACGCGAGGTAGAAGGGATAGGGCCTCGAGCTGTCTCCGTCCGACACGTCCTGGGACACGAGCCGCCGGAAGAAGTCGGCGGAGGGCGTCCACGTTCCCATCAGCCGGTGCGCCACGCTGGGCGCGGGCAGCCCCGTCACCTGGGCCAGCGCGCGGACCACCAGCGTGGAGGACACGCCCACGCGCAGCTCGCCGGTGAGCATCTTGTTCAACAGGAACAGCTCGCGCCGGGGCATGGTGTGCCACCAGGACACCACCTGCTCACGTTGGCCCGCGGCGTCCATCTGCCGCAGCGGCAGCAGGCGTTGCTCGAGCCAGACGGACAGGGGCAGCTCCTCGGTGCGCGGCGGTCGCTCCCGGGCGTCCAGCAGCAGGGCAATCACCTCCGCGAGGTCGCCCACGGAGGCGTAGACCTCCTCGAAGAGCCAGCCCGGGATGTCCGTCAGCTCCTGCGTCCAACCCGTCAGCAGCTTGGTGGGGATGAGCCGCTTCAGCTTCTGGCCCGTGAGGAAGTAGAGCGCCCACGCCGCGTCCTCGGGCGGCGCCGCCTGGAAGTACCGCGCGAGCGCCTCCACCTTGGCGTTGGTGGACGTGGTCTGGTCCAGCGTTTCGTAGAGGTCGGCCAGTCGCCGCACGCGTCAGTCCTCCGCCTCGCCTTCGAAGGGGGTCGCCAGGGGCGCGGCATCCACGCCGTGTTCGCGCAGGTAGCGCGCCAGGGGCTCCGAATGGCCGTGTGTCACCAGCACGCGCTTCGCCCGGGAGTCCTCCACCGAGCGCAGCAGGTCTGGCCAGTCCGCGTGGTCCGACAGCACGAAGCCCCGGTCGAAGCCCCGGCGGCGGCGGTTGCCACGCACGCGCATCCAGCCCGACGCGAAGCCCGTCTCGTATTCACCGAAGCGGCGCATCCAGGTGGAGCCGCCCGCGCTCGGCGGCGCCAGCACCAGCGCGCCGGCGAACGAGGTGCCCTTCTCCACTTCCGACACCGGCTGCGTGGGCAGCATGCGGATGCCCGCGTCCCGATACACCTCCAGCAGGGACTGGAGGGCGCCATGGACGAAGACGGCGCGGTCCGTCAGCTTCGCCAGCTCCGCGAGCAGCCGCTGCGCCTTGCCCAGGGCGTAGCAGAACAACACCGACGCGCGTCCCACCGCGCGGTTGGCGTCCCACCAACGCAAGATGTCCTCCGCCACCTGCTCCGCCGGGTCCCACCGGAAGATGGGCAGGCCGAAGGTGGACTCGGTGATGAAGGTGTCGCAGGGCACGGGCTCGAAGGGCGCGCACGTCGGGTCGGGCGCGCGCTTGTAGTCGCCGGAGACGACCCACGTTTCGCCGCCGTGCTCGACGCGCAGTTGCGCGCTGCCCAGGACATGGCCGGCCGGATGGAAGCTGACGGTGACGCCGTTGATGTTCAGCCGCTCGCCGTAGTCGAGCGTGTCGATGGTGGCGTCTTCTCCCAGCCGCCGCTGCAGGAGCCCCTTGCCTGCCCGCGCGCCCAGATAGCGGCGGCTGCCAGTTCGGGCATGGTCGCCGTGCGCGTGGGTGATGAGCGCCCGGTCCACGGGGCGCCAGGGGTCGACGTGGAAGTCGCCTGGAGCGCAGTAGAGGCCCTGGGGCGTCACCGTCATCAATGGAGCGGAAGAAGAGGCGCTCAAAGCCCTCTTCAGATAGCGAGGCGCACCACGACGGACCACCCGAGGTGCGACTTCGCCTCACCGTGAGACGCTCTCCGGGCCGCTCTCCTGCCACCCTCCGGCGAGGGGGACTTGCGCCTCGCGTGGACAGGAATATCGGACCCCTTGGAGGACTCCCCGGGACGGGGGATAACCGTGGGGATGGCGCCCGTCCTGCTGCTGTCGTGATGCCTCAACGCCG
This genomic window from Myxococcus hansupus contains:
- the pdeM gene encoding ligase-associated DNA damage response endonuclease PdeM, whose translation is MDSRRCQVRVADTALELLPERALYWPDTGTLAVADLHWGKTESFQQHGIPLPTGVLEDDLARLSAALTATGARRLLLLGDLIHSREGITPALVERLARWRETHAHVACVLVRGNHDRHLKTLPESWRLDVRETHADEGPFRFAHHPEPAAGRYVWAGHLHPMVRLGGRGDSLRLPCFHVGPGVGVLPAFSAFTGGANVTRRAGDRIFAIASPAVVEV
- a CDS encoding ATP-dependent DNA ligase; translation: MRRLADLYETLDQTTSTNAKVEALARYFQAAPPEDAAWALYFLTGQKLKRLIPTKLLTGWTQELTDIPGWLFEEVYASVGDLAEVIALLLDARERPPRTEELPLSVWLEQRLLPLRQMDAAGQREQVVSWWHTMPRRELFLLNKMLTGELRVGVSSTLVVRALAQVTGLPAPSVAHRLMGTWTPSADFFRRLVSQDVSDGDSSRPYPFYLASPLEQAPTDLGARADWQVEWKWDGIRGQLIHRQGSVHLWSRGEELITERFPEIVDAASVLPEGTVLDGEVLAYEDGKPLPFAKLQRRIGRQKLTTKVLAEAPAAFMAYDLLELGGEDVRGLPLRERRAKLEALLKDSPQLPVSPIVGAQTWESLATARDGARERNVEGFMLKRLDSPYLTGRKRGDWWKWKIDPFTVDAVLLYAHPGHGRRSSLYTDYTFAVWNGTELQPVTKAYSGLTDAEIGRLDRWIRAHTREKYGPVRSVDPEQVFELHFEGIQSSPRHKCGVALRFPRIARWRTDKKPQDADTLDSLKELLHASG
- a CDS encoding ligase-associated DNA damage response DEXH box helicase, with product MPAGRPRSLRAQIAASRKALRAATEPPAPQPPREPRRPRGRRPPRTQAEHPQAPLDRLRGWFHAKGWTPYPFQEEAWAAHARGESGLIHVPTGAGKTYAAYLGPLAEVAERGQPGLQLLYVTPLRAVSRDVEKALREPLEVLDADISVESRTGDTSSSVRQRQREQLPQVLITTPESLCVLLTHERAAEMFASLRSVIVDEWHEMLGSKRGSQLELALARLRHFAPGLRTWALSATLANLDEAARHAVGTRQTPTRVSASLERPVAVETLLPESVDAFPWAGHLGFSMLARVATWLDAERSTLIFTNTRAQAERWFEGLRFARPEWEHLIALHHGSIDREERERVEGGLKEGSLRIVVCTSSLDLGVDFGPVERVVQVGSPKGIGRTMQRAGRSAHRPGATCHILFVPTHALELVEMAAAKDALLRREVEARTPPDKPLDVLAQHLVTCALGGGFTPDALRDEVRTAAAFASLTDEEFAWTLSLVREGSPTLRAYPEFRRVVEHEGRCVVADARVARMHRLNIGTITSDAVVQLRYWSGGRLGSVEESYVSRLKPGDTFIFAGKKLEFSSIQDMTAYVRPAKTKVTQTPRWGGSRLPLSSSLAAAVRRTLDAARQGDVTSDELAAAWPVLDAQARLSRIPAADILLAETCQTRDGHHLFLYPFEGRLVHEGLAALLALRLTRLRKATFTLSVNDYGLELLTPAPFPFDEVLQPSLFTREHLEADVLESVNVGELSKRQFRDIARIAGLVLPGLPGARKSSRQVQASASLLHDVFAKYDPDNLLLVQARREVLEQQFEEGRLERTLERLQATPLEFLHVRRPTPLGFPLVVERISASLSSESLLERVERMKERWTREDARSA
- a CDS encoding cytochrome c3 family protein, with amino-acid sequence MSGPLFPRWTNTVSRLSAAALLAVPAIGIGGLMAYVRSPYVTGQQRPVEQPIEFDHRHHAGDEQIDCRYCHWSVEEAPSAGIPSTTVCMSCHAQVWNKSPYLTKVREAFFSDMPIPWIRVHNLPDFVYFNHSIHVAKGVGCATCHGRVDQMAAVEQVAPLTMAWCLDCHRNPEPHLRPTEFITSMTWTPPEDKTKAADLGRQLAEAYDVHSRESCSTCHR
- a CDS encoding ligase-associated DNA damage response exonuclease; this encodes MVRRGAPRYLKRALSASSSAPLMTVTPQGLYCAPGDFHVDPWRPVDRALITHAHGDHARTGSRRYLGARAGKGLLQRRLGEDATIDTLDYGERLNINGVTVSFHPAGHVLGSAQLRVEHGGETWVVSGDYKRAPDPTCAPFEPVPCDTFITESTFGLPIFRWDPAEQVAEDILRWWDANRAVGRASVLFCYALGKAQRLLAELAKLTDRAVFVHGALQSLLEVYRDAGIRMLPTQPVSEVEKGTSFAGALVLAPPSAGGSTWMRRFGEYETGFASGWMRVRGNRRRRGFDRGFVLSDHADWPDLLRSVEDSRAKRVLVTHGHSEPLARYLREHGVDAAPLATPFEGEAED
- a CDS encoding HNH endonuclease, which translates into the protein MSQAKRRKILGIIETDNTFERATHRDREAWLGKCLHCNAHLWVGLDGEPISRATIEHILPKTAGGTEALTNLGLACARCNQGKGSRHDLRYHRDARARELVERLLARRRERWRPPEADEDDDET